In Tripterygium wilfordii isolate XIE 37 chromosome 15, ASM1340144v1, whole genome shotgun sequence, one DNA window encodes the following:
- the LOC120016139 gene encoding pinin-like isoform X1, with the protein MNPTIFNSIQYSRQITPPLPLLLSMPQEHAMFDPAKNPRSRYDSYGSYGVPNRGLEFGAETDESGESTPPLWRTSPNHPLLRPNQYRNLSPEAKTQAIARGQVELMEMVGRMPESSYELSLKDLVEHPLRQDNFMEEQRVNIDHEISAQRREQELLRRRKNNGRRLPIMNRNGSAENRGFLLKMGFPVSNWGSSKKKTNLILNSMDSKVLPKPAVAAERGGEEWWKKRHVVSAGESESVGLSSNSGSSKSSGSSSSRSSSSRSRSRSGSRAKNTDMFGDALDASGPHSGTVDPNALTNKRLKGHKGGGCWALLCTKRGKMVD; encoded by the exons ATGAACCCCACAatcttcaattcaattcaatacaGCCGACAAATCACacctcctcttcctctcctcCTTTCAATGCCACAAGAACACGCCATGTTTGATCCTGCCAAAAACCCAAGATCAAGGTATGACAGTTATGGCAGTTATGGTGTTCCAAACAGGGGATTGGAATTTGGGGCTGAAACAGATGAGTCTGGAGAGTCTACACCTCCCTTGTGGAGGACAAGTCCAAACCATCCCCTGCTTCGTCCGAATCAGTATCGAAACTTGTCGCCCGAGGCGAAGACTCAGGCGATTGCGAGGGGTCAAGTGGAGTTAATGGAGATGGTGGGTCGGATGCCAGAGTCAAGTTATGAGCTTTCTCTGAAAGATCTTGTTGAGCATCCATTGAGACAGGATAATTTTATGGAAGAACAGAGGGTCAATATTGATCATGAAATTAGTGCTCAGAGAAGAGAACAAGAGCTattgaggaggaggaagaataaTGGGAGGAGATTGCCGATCATGAACAGAAATGGAAGTGCTGAGAACAGAGGGTTTTTGTTAAAGATGGGTTTTCCAGTTTCTAATTGGGGGTCTAGTAAGAAGAAGAcgaatttgattttgaattcgaTGGATTCGAAGGTTTTGCCGAAGCCAGCGGTGGCCGCAGAGAGAGGTGGGGAGGAGTGGTGGAAGAAGAGGCATGTGGTGTCAGCAGGGGAGAGTGAAAGTGTTGGGCTGAGTAGTAATAGTGGAAGCTCTAAAAGCAGTGGTAGCAGCAGTAGccgaagcagcagcagcagaagcagaagcagaagcgGCAGCAG AGCAAAGAACACTGATATGTTTGGTGACGCCTTGGACGCCAGTGGCCCGCATAGCGGAACCGTTGATCCCAACGCCTTAACAAACAAGCGGCTTAAAGG GCATAAGGGTGGCGGTTGTTGGGCTCTTCTCTGCACCAAACGAGGCAAGATGGTAGATTAG
- the LOC120016139 gene encoding pinin-like isoform X2, with protein MNPTIFNSIQYSRQITPPLPLLLSMPQEHAMFDPAKNPRSRYDSYGSYGVPNRGLEFGAETDESGESTPPLWRTSPNHPLLRPNQYRNLSPEAKTQAIARGQVELMEMVGRMPESSYELSLKDLVEHPLRQDNFMEEQRVNIDHEISAQRREQELLRRRKNNGRRLPIMNRNGSAENRGFLLKMGFPVSNWGSSKKKTNLILNSMDSKVLPKPAVAAERGGEEWWKKRHVVSAGESESVGLSSNSGSSKSSGSSSSRSSSSRSRSRSGSRHKGGGCWALLCTKRGKMVD; from the exons ATGAACCCCACAatcttcaattcaattcaatacaGCCGACAAATCACacctcctcttcctctcctcCTTTCAATGCCACAAGAACACGCCATGTTTGATCCTGCCAAAAACCCAAGATCAAGGTATGACAGTTATGGCAGTTATGGTGTTCCAAACAGGGGATTGGAATTTGGGGCTGAAACAGATGAGTCTGGAGAGTCTACACCTCCCTTGTGGAGGACAAGTCCAAACCATCCCCTGCTTCGTCCGAATCAGTATCGAAACTTGTCGCCCGAGGCGAAGACTCAGGCGATTGCGAGGGGTCAAGTGGAGTTAATGGAGATGGTGGGTCGGATGCCAGAGTCAAGTTATGAGCTTTCTCTGAAAGATCTTGTTGAGCATCCATTGAGACAGGATAATTTTATGGAAGAACAGAGGGTCAATATTGATCATGAAATTAGTGCTCAGAGAAGAGAACAAGAGCTattgaggaggaggaagaataaTGGGAGGAGATTGCCGATCATGAACAGAAATGGAAGTGCTGAGAACAGAGGGTTTTTGTTAAAGATGGGTTTTCCAGTTTCTAATTGGGGGTCTAGTAAGAAGAAGAcgaatttgattttgaattcgaTGGATTCGAAGGTTTTGCCGAAGCCAGCGGTGGCCGCAGAGAGAGGTGGGGAGGAGTGGTGGAAGAAGAGGCATGTGGTGTCAGCAGGGGAGAGTGAAAGTGTTGGGCTGAGTAGTAATAGTGGAAGCTCTAAAAGCAGTGGTAGCAGCAGTAGccgaagcagcagcagcagaagcagaagcagaagcgGCAGCAG GCATAAGGGTGGCGGTTGTTGGGCTCTTCTCTGCACCAAACGAGGCAAGATGGTAGATTAG